The genomic region CGTTCGCCTGCGGCATCGATCCCCTGGAATTCCGGCTGAAGAACTACGCCGAGGTCGAGCCGATCACCGGCAAGCCGTTTTCCTCCAAGGCGCTGCGGCAGTGCTACGCCAGGGCCGCCGAACGTTTCGGCTGGGCGGGGCGTCCGCTGCAGCCAAGGCAGATGCGCGACGAGAACGGCTTCCTCGTCGGATGGGGCATGGGCACCGCGACATTCCCGGCGCTGATGTTCCAGGGCAATGCCCGCGCCGTGATCCGCGCCGACGGACGCGGGGTGATGGAGAGTGGCGCGCACGATATGGGGCAGGGCGCCTGGACCGCGCTCACGCAAATCTCGGCCGACGCGCTCGCGCTCGATCTCGAGCAGATCTCGTTCCTGTCGGGCACCTCGGACCTGCCGGATGCCGGCATCGCCGGCGGCTCCGCGCACACTGCAACGGTCGGTGCCGCGATCCACAATGCCGGCGCGGCGGTGATCGCAAAGCTCGCCGAACTTGCGACCTCCGATCAGCGCTCGCCGCTGTTCGGCGCCGGCAATGCCGGCGTGGTGGCGCGGGCCGGGCGGCTCTATCGCCGCGACGATGACGCGCGCAGCGAAAGCTACGCCGAGATCCTGGCGCGCGCCGGCGTTGCCGAGGTCGAGGCCTCTGGCACGGGTGCGGCTGATTCCGCGGCGCAATCGCAATATGCGATGCACGCGCATGGCGCCGTCTTTGCCGAGGTGAAGGTCGATCCGGAGCTCGGCCAGATCCGCGCCACGCGGCTGGTCGGCGCGTTCGCCGCCGGCCGCATCATCAATCCGTTGATGGTGCAGAGCCAGCTGCGCGGCGGCATGATCTGGGGCCTTTCCTTCGCGCTGCACGAGGAGGCGGTGATGGACAAGAGGTCCGGACGCATCCTGAATGCGAACCTTGCCGAGTATCATGTGCCCGTGAATGCCGACGTGCCGTCGATGGAGGTGATCACGGTCGACGAGCACGATCCGCACGTCAATCCGCTCGGCATCAAGGGCGTCGGCGAGATCGGCATCACCGGCAGCGCCGGCGCCGTCGCCAACGCCGTCTTCCACGCCACCGGCATCCGGGTGCGGAATTTCCCGATCAAGATCGAGGAAGTGGTGATGGGGTTAAGTTGACACTGCTCGATGTAACCATCGATGTCGTCCCGGCGAAAGCCGGGACCCATAACCACGAATGTAAGTTGTGATGCAACGCTGGGGCCGCAGCGGTCTTCAACAACACAACCCTGTGGTAATGGGTCCCGGCCTGCGCCGGGACGACGCGGGATGGCCTTCGCCGGGACGACGAATGGAGAGAGCGGGGCCTCACCCCGCCGCCGTCACGCAGTTCACCCACAGCACCATAGCCTTCGCATCGCGCGCCGGGTTGGAAAACCGGTGCGGGCGGCGGCTGGCGAAGCGGAAGCTGTCGCCCTGCTTCAGCGTCCAGGTCTCGGTGTCCACCGTCAGCGTCATCTCGCCCTGGAGCACGAGGCCGGCTTCTTCGCCGTCATGGGTATAGAACTCGTCGCCGGTGTTGCCGCCGGGCTCGAGATGCACCAGGAACAGATTGAGCCGGCTCTCGCTGCCGGCCGGACTCAGCAGCTGCTTTGAGATTCCGGTGCGCCAAAGCTTCAGCTCGGCGCGCTGCACCTCGCGGGTCACGACGCCGCCGGCGCCGTCATCTTTCGGCGTCGCGCCGAACAGCGCGGCGATGCCGACGCCGAGCACGTCGGCCAATGTCGCCAGCACGCGCAGCGAGGGCGACGACAGGCCGCGCTCGATCTGGCTGATGAAGCCGATCGACAAGTCGGTGCGCGCGGCAACCACCTCCAGCGACATCTCCTTGCTGCGGCGCAGGTCGCGGATGCGGCGTCCGACCGCGAGATCCATCGCGGGCTCGGCCGGCTTGCCGGCCGGTTTCTTGGCCGGTTTCTTCGCCGGAGTCCTGGCCGCGCGGCGTGCCGTCGCGGGCCTTGCTGCCGTGCCTTTGCGCATTCTGTTGCCGCCGCTCACGTCAGTCCGCTTCCTTCATGTGCATGAAAACCGCTTGCATTGGCCGCGGTTTCGTGACCACAATTTCATATTGGTGAAAATAGGCCGGAACGGCGTCGACCGCAACCAAAAGCCCGAAACGCGCGGGCGATGCGGCGCCAGGGCCAGCTTCGGGAGGTGTTGCGATGTCGTTTCAGCGTCTCGTCCAGGCCGCGGTGGCCGCCCTTGCCCTTGCCTTGACCGCGCCGTCAGGGGCGCAGCAGGTGCTGAAGGTCGGGTCGACCCCGACCGGCATTCCCTTCACCTTCCTCGACACCAAGACCAACTCGATCCAGGGCATCATGGTCGAT from Bradyrhizobium elkanii USDA 76 harbors:
- a CDS encoding cupin domain-containing protein, translated to MSGGNRMRKGTAARPATARRAARTPAKKPAKKPAGKPAEPAMDLAVGRRIRDLRRSKEMSLEVVAARTDLSIGFISQIERGLSSPSLRVLATLADVLGVGIAALFGATPKDDGAGGVVTREVQRAELKLWRTGISKQLLSPAGSESRLNLFLVHLEPGGNTGDEFYTHDGEEAGLVLQGEMTLTVDTETWTLKQGDSFRFASRRPHRFSNPARDAKAMVLWVNCVTAAG
- a CDS encoding xanthine dehydrogenase family protein molybdopterin-binding subunit, with product MTAELNLTRDPAHVRHGSNIGQPLTRTDGTLKVTGKARYAADNHPPGMVYAVIATSCIARGRVTALDVVAARRHPGVIDVMTPAHKPELAEDPDAKGNPFAFRMELLQSDEVRYANQAIAVVIAETLEAATEGAALLSPRYQVEIARVGLDAGEAYAPPVVGIGNPAEVRHGDIDAGLAAASKRIDATYETPAQYHNAMEPHAIVAVWDGDRLFLDTPSQGMAMAQMRIGGLFGVPPGNIHINSPFLGGGFGSKGLVSGPQVLGIMAAKLVGRPVKLVLRRSQMYGPVGHRPQTRQRIRIGTGDDGLLTALEHEARVTTSSFDDFYEPAADASHTLYTSPAIRTAHEAVRVDTGTPLFMRAPGEATGSIALESAIDEAAFACGIDPLEFRLKNYAEVEPITGKPFSSKALRQCYARAAERFGWAGRPLQPRQMRDENGFLVGWGMGTATFPALMFQGNARAVIRADGRGVMESGAHDMGQGAWTALTQISADALALDLEQISFLSGTSDLPDAGIAGGSAHTATVGAAIHNAGAAVIAKLAELATSDQRSPLFGAGNAGVVARAGRLYRRDDDARSESYAEILARAGVAEVEASGTGAADSAAQSQYAMHAHGAVFAEVKVDPELGQIRATRLVGAFAAGRIINPLMVQSQLRGGMIWGLSFALHEEAVMDKRSGRILNANLAEYHVPVNADVPSMEVITVDEHDPHVNPLGIKGVGEIGITGSAGAVANAVFHATGIRVRNFPIKIEEVVMGLS